In one window of Gemmatimonadota bacterium DNA:
- a CDS encoding M48 family metalloprotease, producing the protein MGREYSAQVAQEMGVYPDSAVQAYASRLGREIAATTERPKLPWTFTVMDDPQVNAFALPGGYIFITRGILTHMNSEAELASVLGHEIGHVTARHSVQQMTRQQLAQIGLMAGAIASDRIAQNLGMISQGLGVLFLKYGRDDESQADGLGFRYALTDGYDVRRMVDMFQILQRVTARAGQRIPEWQSTHPDPGNRIEATERRIAKLTVPLDGTKVNRDAFLRTIDGMVYGENPRQGYFKDGTFLHPDLAFQLDFPAGWQTANQPSSVMGVSPQQDAQLQLSLAGQDPPSTALQKFLGQQGIQPGQGRSLTLNGNAAAQAPFTAQTEDGRTLSGLVTFVSYGGTTYQLLGLTAAAYATYDRAFQSFAGSFRKLTDPAALGVKPNRIQVTRISRVMTLADFHRQYPSTISLEDLALINGLADGNATIAAGESVKRVVAK; encoded by the coding sequence ATGGGCCGGGAGTACTCGGCGCAGGTGGCGCAGGAGATGGGCGTCTACCCCGACTCCGCGGTGCAGGCCTACGCCTCCCGCCTGGGCCGGGAGATCGCCGCCACCACCGAGCGCCCGAAGCTCCCCTGGACCTTCACGGTCATGGACGACCCCCAGGTCAACGCCTTCGCGCTGCCGGGCGGCTACATCTTCATCACCCGCGGCATTCTCACCCACATGAATTCCGAGGCCGAACTGGCCAGCGTGCTGGGCCACGAGATCGGCCACGTCACCGCCCGGCACTCGGTGCAGCAGATGACCCGGCAACAGCTGGCCCAGATCGGCCTCATGGCCGGCGCCATCGCCTCCGACCGGATCGCGCAGAACCTGGGCATGATCAGCCAGGGGCTCGGCGTGCTGTTCCTCAAGTACGGCCGGGACGACGAGTCACAGGCCGACGGCCTGGGCTTCCGCTACGCCCTCACCGATGGCTACGACGTGCGCCGCATGGTGGACATGTTCCAGATCCTGCAGCGCGTCACCGCCCGCGCCGGCCAGCGCATCCCCGAATGGCAGTCCACCCACCCCGATCCGGGCAACCGCATCGAGGCCACCGAGCGGCGGATCGCCAAGCTCACCGTGCCGCTCGACGGCACGAAGGTGAACCGGGATGCCTTCCTGCGGACCATCGACGGGATGGTCTACGGGGAGAACCCGCGGCAGGGCTACTTCAAGGACGGGACCTTCCTCCATCCCGACCTGGCGTTCCAGCTGGACTTTCCGGCGGGCTGGCAGACGGCCAACCAGCCTTCGTCGGTGATGGGGGTGAGCCCGCAGCAGGACGCGCAGCTGCAGCTGTCCCTCGCCGGCCAGGATCCGCCGTCCACCGCACTGCAGAAGTTCCTCGGCCAGCAGGGGATCCAGCCGGGACAGGGGCGCTCGCTCACGCTCAACGGCAATGCGGCGGCGCAGGCGCCCTTCACCGCGCAGACCGAGGACGGCCGCACCCTCTCCGGCCTGGTCACCTTCGTGTCCTACGGGGGGACCACCTACCAGCTGCTCGGCCTCACCGCCGCCGCGTACGCCACCTACGACCGGGCCTTCCAGTCCTTCGCGGGGAGCTTCCGCAAGCTGACCGACCCGGCTGCGCTCGGCGTCAAGCCGAACCGGATCCAGGTCACCCGGATCTCCCGGGTCATGACGCTCGCCGACTTCCACCGGCAGTATCCGTCGACCATCAGCCTCGAGGACCTGGCGCTGATCAACGGGCTGGCCGACGGCAATGCGACGATCGCGGCGGGGGAGTCGGTGAAGCGGGTGGTCGCGAAGTAG